A stretch of Macadamia integrifolia cultivar HAES 741 chromosome 7, SCU_Mint_v3, whole genome shotgun sequence DNA encodes these proteins:
- the LOC122084639 gene encoding lariat debranching enzyme isoform X2, whose protein sequence is MFTRLFCIWRKWKTQRSTFSYAVVIFSYLFKQAVRNEKDLHSVNVPPKYRSMNSFWKYYSGQEVAPFPTIFIGGNHEASNYLWELSVLLFGCLSRYYGGWAAPNIYFLGFGGVIKFGNIRIGGLSGIYNARHYQLGHYERPPYNESDIRSIYHVREYDVLKLMQVEEPIDIFLSHDWPLGITDFGNWKELVRRKPFFEKEIQERTLGSKAAAELLDKLKPPYWFSAHLHCKFAALVQHGEGGAVTKFLALDKCLPGRKFLQIVEIESEPGPYEIHYDEEWMAITRKFNCIFPLTRKCMQLGGVQLDSQDCLQWVRSRLKARGSRPFDFIRTVPSYDPFQSIMEGSLSGNCRNPQTESLLQFLELPYLLDNTLEPSGLHQNPVSFISRDNSEGVVDEDIEDAAIDDMDEVEELEELMMWIRSIIDSAVCIWGRGVSQLYPVQ, encoded by the exons TTATTTGTTCAAGCAGGCTGTTAGAAATGAGAAGGATTTGCATAGCGTAAATGTCCCACCCAAATATAGGAGCATGAACTCGTTTTGGAAGTACTACTCAGGACAGGAAGTTGCTCCCTTTCCAACTATTTTCATTGGTGGGAATCATGAAGCATCCAATTATCTTTGGGAACT ATCAGTATTACTTTTTGGCTGCCTTTCCAGATACTATGGAGGATGGGCAGCgcctaatatatattttttggggtttGGTGGAGTGATTAAGTTTGGCAACATTCGAATCGGTGGTCTTTCTGGAATTTATAATGCACGACATTACCAATTAG GACACTACGAGAGGCCTCCTTATAATGAAAGTGATATCCGGTCTATCTACCATGTGCGTGAGTACGATGTCCTCAAGCTCATGCAAGTTGAGGAACcaattgatatttttctttcccATGATTGGCCTCTTGGTATCACTGACTTCGGAAACTGGAAGGAACTTGTTCGACGCAAACCCTTTTTTGAGAAAGAG ATTCAGGAAAGAACACTAGGAAGCAAGGCTGCTGCAGAATTGCTTGACAAATTGAAACCACCATACTGGTTTTCAGCTCATCTTCACTGCAAGTTTGCAGCTCTTGTTCAACATGGGGAGGGTGGTGCAGTAACAAAATTTCTCGCACTTGATAAGTGCCTCCCTGGGCGCAAATTTTTGCAG ATTGTTGAAATTGAATCGGAGCCAGGACCTTACGAGATTCATTACGACGAAGAATGGATGGCAATAACACGGAAATTCAATTGTATCTTTCCTTTAACCCGGAAGTGCATGCAGTTGGG GGGTGTGCAGCTTGACTCGCAAGATTGTCTTCAATGGGTCAGAAGTAGGCTAAAAGCACGAGGGAGCAGGCCTTTTGATTTTATACGGACAGTACCTTCATATGATCCTTTTCAATCAATCATGGAAGGTTCCTTATCTG GAAATTGTCGGAACCCTCAAACAGAATCCTTATTGCAATTTCTGGAACTTCCATATCTTCTTGACAATACATTAGAACCAAGTGGACTACACCAAAATCCAGTGTCATTTATTTCTAGAG ATAATAGTGAAGGGGTTGTGGATGAAGACATTGAGGATGCTGCTATTGATGACATGGATGAAGtggaagaacttgaagaattgATGATGTGGATACGAAGCATAATAGATAGTGCAGTTTGCATTTGG GGGAGGGGAGTTTCTCAGCTGTACCCTGTACAATAA
- the LOC122084639 gene encoding lariat debranching enzyme isoform X1, with protein sequence MRIAVEGCMHGDLDNVYATLLHLEKVENTKIDLLLCCGDFQAVRNEKDLHSVNVPPKYRSMNSFWKYYSGQEVAPFPTIFIGGNHEASNYLWELSVLLFGCLSRYYGGWAAPNIYFLGFGGVIKFGNIRIGGLSGIYNARHYQLGHYERPPYNESDIRSIYHVREYDVLKLMQVEEPIDIFLSHDWPLGITDFGNWKELVRRKPFFEKEIQERTLGSKAAAELLDKLKPPYWFSAHLHCKFAALVQHGEGGAVTKFLALDKCLPGRKFLQIVEIESEPGPYEIHYDEEWMAITRKFNCIFPLTRKCMQLGGVQLDSQDCLQWVRSRLKARGSRPFDFIRTVPSYDPFQSIMEGSLSGNCRNPQTESLLQFLELPYLLDNTLEPSGLHQNPVSFISRDNSEGVVDEDIEDAAIDDMDEVEELEELMMWIRSIIDSAVCIWGRGVSQLYPVQ encoded by the exons GCTGTTAGAAATGAGAAGGATTTGCATAGCGTAAATGTCCCACCCAAATATAGGAGCATGAACTCGTTTTGGAAGTACTACTCAGGACAGGAAGTTGCTCCCTTTCCAACTATTTTCATTGGTGGGAATCATGAAGCATCCAATTATCTTTGGGAACT ATCAGTATTACTTTTTGGCTGCCTTTCCAGATACTATGGAGGATGGGCAGCgcctaatatatattttttggggtttGGTGGAGTGATTAAGTTTGGCAACATTCGAATCGGTGGTCTTTCTGGAATTTATAATGCACGACATTACCAATTAG GACACTACGAGAGGCCTCCTTATAATGAAAGTGATATCCGGTCTATCTACCATGTGCGTGAGTACGATGTCCTCAAGCTCATGCAAGTTGAGGAACcaattgatatttttctttcccATGATTGGCCTCTTGGTATCACTGACTTCGGAAACTGGAAGGAACTTGTTCGACGCAAACCCTTTTTTGAGAAAGAG ATTCAGGAAAGAACACTAGGAAGCAAGGCTGCTGCAGAATTGCTTGACAAATTGAAACCACCATACTGGTTTTCAGCTCATCTTCACTGCAAGTTTGCAGCTCTTGTTCAACATGGGGAGGGTGGTGCAGTAACAAAATTTCTCGCACTTGATAAGTGCCTCCCTGGGCGCAAATTTTTGCAG ATTGTTGAAATTGAATCGGAGCCAGGACCTTACGAGATTCATTACGACGAAGAATGGATGGCAATAACACGGAAATTCAATTGTATCTTTCCTTTAACCCGGAAGTGCATGCAGTTGGG GGGTGTGCAGCTTGACTCGCAAGATTGTCTTCAATGGGTCAGAAGTAGGCTAAAAGCACGAGGGAGCAGGCCTTTTGATTTTATACGGACAGTACCTTCATATGATCCTTTTCAATCAATCATGGAAGGTTCCTTATCTG GAAATTGTCGGAACCCTCAAACAGAATCCTTATTGCAATTTCTGGAACTTCCATATCTTCTTGACAATACATTAGAACCAAGTGGACTACACCAAAATCCAGTGTCATTTATTTCTAGAG ATAATAGTGAAGGGGTTGTGGATGAAGACATTGAGGATGCTGCTATTGATGACATGGATGAAGtggaagaacttgaagaattgATGATGTGGATACGAAGCATAATAGATAGTGCAGTTTGCATTTGG GGGAGGGGAGTTTCTCAGCTGTACCCTGTACAATAA
- the LOC122084639 gene encoding lariat debranching enzyme isoform X3 encodes MRIAVEGCMHGDLDNVYATLLHLEKVENTKIDLLLCCGDFQAVRNEKDLHSVNVPPKYRSMNSFWKYYSGQEVAPFPTIFIGGNHEASNYLWELYYGGWAAPNIYFLGFGGVIKFGNIRIGGLSGIYNARHYQLGHYERPPYNESDIRSIYHVREYDVLKLMQVEEPIDIFLSHDWPLGITDFGNWKELVRRKPFFEKEIQERTLGSKAAAELLDKLKPPYWFSAHLHCKFAALVQHGEGGAVTKFLALDKCLPGRKFLQIVEIESEPGPYEIHYDEEWMAITRKFNCIFPLTRKCMQLGGVQLDSQDCLQWVRSRLKARGSRPFDFIRTVPSYDPFQSIMEGSLSGNCRNPQTESLLQFLELPYLLDNTLEPSGLHQNPVSFISRDNSEGVVDEDIEDAAIDDMDEVEELEELMMWIRSIIDSAVCIWGRGVSQLYPVQ; translated from the exons GCTGTTAGAAATGAGAAGGATTTGCATAGCGTAAATGTCCCACCCAAATATAGGAGCATGAACTCGTTTTGGAAGTACTACTCAGGACAGGAAGTTGCTCCCTTTCCAACTATTTTCATTGGTGGGAATCATGAAGCATCCAATTATCTTTGGGAACT ATACTATGGAGGATGGGCAGCgcctaatatatattttttggggtttGGTGGAGTGATTAAGTTTGGCAACATTCGAATCGGTGGTCTTTCTGGAATTTATAATGCACGACATTACCAATTAG GACACTACGAGAGGCCTCCTTATAATGAAAGTGATATCCGGTCTATCTACCATGTGCGTGAGTACGATGTCCTCAAGCTCATGCAAGTTGAGGAACcaattgatatttttctttcccATGATTGGCCTCTTGGTATCACTGACTTCGGAAACTGGAAGGAACTTGTTCGACGCAAACCCTTTTTTGAGAAAGAG ATTCAGGAAAGAACACTAGGAAGCAAGGCTGCTGCAGAATTGCTTGACAAATTGAAACCACCATACTGGTTTTCAGCTCATCTTCACTGCAAGTTTGCAGCTCTTGTTCAACATGGGGAGGGTGGTGCAGTAACAAAATTTCTCGCACTTGATAAGTGCCTCCCTGGGCGCAAATTTTTGCAG ATTGTTGAAATTGAATCGGAGCCAGGACCTTACGAGATTCATTACGACGAAGAATGGATGGCAATAACACGGAAATTCAATTGTATCTTTCCTTTAACCCGGAAGTGCATGCAGTTGGG GGGTGTGCAGCTTGACTCGCAAGATTGTCTTCAATGGGTCAGAAGTAGGCTAAAAGCACGAGGGAGCAGGCCTTTTGATTTTATACGGACAGTACCTTCATATGATCCTTTTCAATCAATCATGGAAGGTTCCTTATCTG GAAATTGTCGGAACCCTCAAACAGAATCCTTATTGCAATTTCTGGAACTTCCATATCTTCTTGACAATACATTAGAACCAAGTGGACTACACCAAAATCCAGTGTCATTTATTTCTAGAG ATAATAGTGAAGGGGTTGTGGATGAAGACATTGAGGATGCTGCTATTGATGACATGGATGAAGtggaagaacttgaagaattgATGATGTGGATACGAAGCATAATAGATAGTGCAGTTTGCATTTGG GGGAGGGGAGTTTCTCAGCTGTACCCTGTACAATAA
- the LOC122084639 gene encoding lariat debranching enzyme isoform X4, with product MNSFWKYYSGQEVAPFPTIFIGGNHEASNYLWELSVLLFGCLSRYYGGWAAPNIYFLGFGGVIKFGNIRIGGLSGIYNARHYQLGHYERPPYNESDIRSIYHVREYDVLKLMQVEEPIDIFLSHDWPLGITDFGNWKELVRRKPFFEKEIQERTLGSKAAAELLDKLKPPYWFSAHLHCKFAALVQHGEGGAVTKFLALDKCLPGRKFLQIVEIESEPGPYEIHYDEEWMAITRKFNCIFPLTRKCMQLGGVQLDSQDCLQWVRSRLKARGSRPFDFIRTVPSYDPFQSIMEGSLSGNCRNPQTESLLQFLELPYLLDNTLEPSGLHQNPVSFISRDNSEGVVDEDIEDAAIDDMDEVEELEELMMWIRSIIDSAVCIWGRGVSQLYPVQ from the exons ATGAACTCGTTTTGGAAGTACTACTCAGGACAGGAAGTTGCTCCCTTTCCAACTATTTTCATTGGTGGGAATCATGAAGCATCCAATTATCTTTGGGAACT ATCAGTATTACTTTTTGGCTGCCTTTCCAGATACTATGGAGGATGGGCAGCgcctaatatatattttttggggtttGGTGGAGTGATTAAGTTTGGCAACATTCGAATCGGTGGTCTTTCTGGAATTTATAATGCACGACATTACCAATTAG GACACTACGAGAGGCCTCCTTATAATGAAAGTGATATCCGGTCTATCTACCATGTGCGTGAGTACGATGTCCTCAAGCTCATGCAAGTTGAGGAACcaattgatatttttctttcccATGATTGGCCTCTTGGTATCACTGACTTCGGAAACTGGAAGGAACTTGTTCGACGCAAACCCTTTTTTGAGAAAGAG ATTCAGGAAAGAACACTAGGAAGCAAGGCTGCTGCAGAATTGCTTGACAAATTGAAACCACCATACTGGTTTTCAGCTCATCTTCACTGCAAGTTTGCAGCTCTTGTTCAACATGGGGAGGGTGGTGCAGTAACAAAATTTCTCGCACTTGATAAGTGCCTCCCTGGGCGCAAATTTTTGCAG ATTGTTGAAATTGAATCGGAGCCAGGACCTTACGAGATTCATTACGACGAAGAATGGATGGCAATAACACGGAAATTCAATTGTATCTTTCCTTTAACCCGGAAGTGCATGCAGTTGGG GGGTGTGCAGCTTGACTCGCAAGATTGTCTTCAATGGGTCAGAAGTAGGCTAAAAGCACGAGGGAGCAGGCCTTTTGATTTTATACGGACAGTACCTTCATATGATCCTTTTCAATCAATCATGGAAGGTTCCTTATCTG GAAATTGTCGGAACCCTCAAACAGAATCCTTATTGCAATTTCTGGAACTTCCATATCTTCTTGACAATACATTAGAACCAAGTGGACTACACCAAAATCCAGTGTCATTTATTTCTAGAG ATAATAGTGAAGGGGTTGTGGATGAAGACATTGAGGATGCTGCTATTGATGACATGGATGAAGtggaagaacttgaagaattgATGATGTGGATACGAAGCATAATAGATAGTGCAGTTTGCATTTGG GGGAGGGGAGTTTCTCAGCTGTACCCTGTACAATAA
- the LOC122083083 gene encoding probable disease resistance RPP8-like protein 2 encodes MAESILPIAEMLIKLVLKEAAFLHGVKEEVESLAEKLKDIGYTLSKFDVMIDKEEEFDKWVGQLRDLAFKAEDVIEVFVNNATPYDGCDVFLLIMGCFCQIITLHKLKDEINNINMKLEKLPRGSSLVTVLGSKDGETSIPHHQEEDQPASSRWDEDDDIVGFQEEANKLALSLTEEESGAKVVVVSIWAQAGAGKTALARNIYKRSDVKSQFDCVAWVSVSQDCKVKDVWQAILKQVKKLKENQEKELQLKKNVELRDMVFHYLQGKNYLVVLDDLWKQEDWEIISKAFPKSPKKKCRVLITTRIKEVACGADPLADPKNLRALNEVQSLELFLKKVYQCSSDRIPSLSRGMKDLAREMVAKCEGLPIAIVLLGGFLSVKSKDIFEWTNMLEKVHSNLAESRILRKVFALSYNELPYFLKPCFLYFGLFPEDSVIECDKLIRLWVAEGFLKQRDNQTMEDVGRDFLMELIQRSMIQVVECKSNGAPQTCRTHHIVRSLAIREAKNAKFSRISMERHQLGSVEGSRRIALHSKDVVEIHMGTSSSSFPFQSNSLLTSSRIGPSVVIEEAENDDFVGCQKNKDQLASLLTQEEPLGRLAAVSIVGIRGIGKTTLAHKVYDQNDVKFHFDCRAWVCVSYNDYVVNDILKTILQQVKPLTDAESKLEDEEELLSMLHNHLKSQSRYLIVLDNVRRQEDWDVIEKVFPKPVDRQKCRVLVTTRDSSIAHYIDPSGISLEPHVLKEEESLTLFQQTIFKYSKDEIPEQMMDIARELVKLCDGLPLGIVVLGRLLSAKTKDVSVWLDVLELLRAQGNINRSLALYTKDNELTHEGSSTSTATTNPSPPPKTFSLTQDILSFFDPFNFPNHVYSLMCFSKNPREFPPFDQQFPLLRVLDLEGAKNIIEVPNEIMNLNLLKYLNLRGTRVELIPSWIGNLRNLLTLDAPGSKIPIDILKLNQLRHLFAHSFSATQNMCCPDSSSSSSSVSLCIDVLEHLETLELDDVGGHWKISGLYKLTYLRVLRLRRGGDCSLLRAIACLKRLKVFSLTQAVASSSPVHLQSLSRHKDLYEMVVEGIFTEANDLQLPPFLTYLWLENSNWVDPFFPDLQKLGLLKKLCLRLSLSKGKSDDPITFSAGGFPKLEYLYIRVDFVLQNWIVEEGALPSLRLLHIEGNYMLGELPAGLRHINTLKELIITKGYDVRNSLMYGGKEWEKVRDLNPSIKYLDESSMRP; translated from the coding sequence atggctgAGAGCATCCTGCCCATTGCAGAGATGTTGATCAAGCTGGTACTTAAGGAAGCCGCATTTCTCCATGGAGTGAAGGAAGAGGTGGAATCTCTTGCAGAGAAACTCAAGGACATTGGTTACACTTTAAGTAAGTTTGATGTCATGAtcgacaaagaagaagaattcgATAAATGGGTGGGCCAACTCAGAGACTTGGCCTTTAAGGCTGAGGATGTTATAGAAGTCTTCGTCAACAATGCAACGCCATATGATGGGTGCGATGTTTTCCTGCTGATCATGGGGTGCTTCTGCCAAATTATAACTCTCCACAAATTGAAAGACGAAATCAACAATATCAACATGAAGCTAGAGAAACTTCCAAGGGGAAGCTCACTGGTCACGGTTCTGGGTTCAAAGGATGGTGAAACTTCCATCCCTCATCATCAGGAAGAAGACCAGCCGGCATCAAGCAGATGGGACGAAGACGATGATATCGTCGGCTTTCAAGAGGAAGCAAACAAATTGGCGTTGTCGTTGACAGAGGAAGAATCAGGAGCAAAGGTCGTTGTTGTCTCCATTTGGGCTCAGGCTGGAGCAGGTAAGACTGCCCTTGCTCGAAATATTTACAAGAGAAGTGACGTTAAGAGTCAGTTCGATTGTGTTGCATGGGTTTCTGTTTCCCAAGATTGCAAGGTAAAAGATGTTTGGCAAGCCATACTGAAACAAGTTAAGAAgctcaaagaaaatcaagaaaaggagTTACAACTGAAGAAGAATGTCGAGTTGCGGGATATGGTGTTTCACTATTTACAAGGAAAGAACTACCTGGTTGTATTGGATGATTTATGGAAGCAAGAAGATTGGGAGATCATAAGCAAGGCCTTCCCAAAGTCACCCAAAAAGAAATGCAGGGTTTTAATTACAACTCGCATCAAAGAAGTAGCATGTGGTGCTGACCCATTAGCTGATCCGAAAAACCTAAGGGCTTTGAATGAGGTGCAGAGTTTGGAGCTATTCTTAAAGAAGGTATACCAATGTTCCTCGGATAGAATACCTAGTCTCTCCAGGGGAATGAAGGATTTGGCGAGGGAAATGGTTGCAAAATGTGAGGGACTTCCAATTGCAATTGTGCTTCTGGGAGGCTTCTTATCCGTAAAATCGAAGGATATATTTGAGTGGACCAACATGCTTGAAAAGGTCCATTCAAATCTGGCGGAATCAAGAATCCTCCGAAAGGTATTTGCTCTGAGCTATAATGAATTGCCGTATTTCTTGAAACCATGTTTCCTTTATTTTGGACTTTTCCCAGAGGATAGCGTGATCGAATGTGACAAATTGATTCGACTATGGGTTGCTGAGGGGTTTTTGAAGCAGCGAGATAATCAAACGATGGAAGATGTGGGTAGAGACTTCCTTATGGAATTAATCCAAAGAAGCATGATCCAAGTTGTCGAAtgcaaatcaaatggggctcctCAAACATGTCGTACTCATCATATCGTCCGATCTTTAGCTATAAGAGAAGCCAAAAATGCTAAATTTTCTAGAATTTCCATGGAGAGACATCAGTTGGGATCCGTGGAAGGTAGTCGTCGAATCGCCCTACATTCTAAAGATGTTGTTGAGATCCATATGGGTAcgtcttcgtcttcttttccttttcaatccAACTCCTTGCTGACTTCTTCCAGGATAGGACCTTCCGTCGTTATTGAGGAAGCAGAAAATGATGACTTCGTGGGCTGTCAAAAGAATAAAGATCAACTGGCATCGTTGTTGACACAGGAAGAACCCCTGGGACGGCTTGCTGCCGTTTCTATTGTGGGTATAAGGGGAATAGGTAAAACGACTCTTGCACATAAAGTTTATGATCAAAATgatgttaaatttcattttgattGTCGTGCGTGGGTATGTGTCTCTTATAACGACTATGTGGTAAATGATATTCTGAAGACAATATTGCAACAAGTTAAACCGCTCACAGATGCAGAGTCAAAACTTGAGGACGAGGAAGAGTTGCTAAGTATGCTTCACAATCATTTGAAAAGCCAGAGCCGTTACCTGATCGTATTGGACAATGTAAGGAGGCAAGAAGATTGGGATGTCATAGAAAAGGTCTTCCCGAAGCCAGTCGACCGCCAGAAATGCAGAGTGTTAGTCACGACTCGCGATTCATCTATAGCTCATTATATCGATCCTTCAGGTATTTCTCTTGAACCACATGTTTTGAAAGAGGAGGAAAGTTTGACGCTCTTCCAGCAGACGATCTTCAAGTACTCAAAAGATGAAATACCAGAACAGATGATGGACATAGCACGAGAATTGGTTAAGTTATGTGATGGACTCCCACTTGGAATTGTGGTTCTAGGACGTCTCTTATCTGCAAAAACAAAGGATGTTTCTGTGTGGCTTGATGTACTCGAACTTTTGCGTGCACAAGGTAATATCAATCGTTCACTTGCCTTATATACCAAGGACAATGAGCTCACCCATGAGGGTAGTAGTACATCTACCGCTACTACTAATccttccccacccccaaaaacTTTTAGTTTGACACAAgatatcctttcttttttcgATCCCTTCAattttccaaaccatgtctactCCTTGATGTGTTTCTCCAAAAACCCCCGTGAGTTTCCTCCCTTTGATCAACAGTTCCCTTTGCTTAGAGTACTCGATCTAGAAGGTGCAAAAAATATTATTGAAGTACCTAATGAAATTATGAATCTCAACCTTCTCAAGTACTTGAACTTACGCGGCACCCGCGTAGAACTGATTCCATCTTGGATAGGTAACCTCCGCAACTTACTGACATTGGATGCACCTGGTTCCAAGATTCCCATTGACATATTGAAACTAAATCAGTTGAGGCATCTTTTCGCCCATTCCTTTTCCGCTACCCAAAATATGTGCTGTCCagattcatcttcttcttcttcctctgtgtCTCTGTGCATTGATGTTCTTGAGCATTTAGAAACATTGGAACTAGACGATGTAGGAGGCCATTGGAAAATTAGTGGCCTTTACAAGTTGACCTATCTTAGAGTCCTGAGGTTACGTCGTGGTGGTGACTGCTCTCTGCTCAGGGCCATAGCCTGTTTGAAGCGCCTGAAGGTCTTCAGCTTAACACAAGCAGTGGCATCATCATCTCCCGTACATTTGCAATCATTGTCGAGACACAAGGATCTCTATGAAATGGTAGTGGAGGGAATATTTACTGAAGCCAATGATTTGCAATTGCCACCTTTTCTCACTTACTTGTGGTTGGAAAATTCTAATTGGGTGGACCCATTCTTCCCTGATCTGCAAAAACTAGGTCTCCTAAAGAAGCTTTGCTTGCGACTGTCCCTTTCCAAGGGCAAGTCCGACGATCCAATAACTTTCTCTGCGGGAGGGTTTCCAAAACTCGAGTATTTatatattagagttgatttcGTGCTTCAAAATTGGATAGTGGAGGAAGGAGCATTGCCTAGCTTGAGGCTTTTGCATATTGAAGGAAACTACATGTTAGGAGAGCTTCCAGCTGGGCTGAGACATATCAATACCCTGAAGGAACTTATCATAACAAAGGGGTACGATGTGAGAAACAGCCTGATGTATGGTGgaaaagaatgggaaaaagTCAGAGACTTAAACCCTTCTATCAAATATTTGGATGAGAGCTCTATGAGGCCTTGA